In the genome of Candidatus Ruthia magnifica str. Cm (Calyptogena magnifica), one region contains:
- a CDS encoding Spx/MgsR family RNA polymerase-binding regulatory protein, which yields MIKMYGIKNCDTIKKAQKFLINHQIDFEFIDFRDNPIDKTKLQTFVDKLTLEKLINKRSTTYRNLNDKEKDNITLELVLKNPTLIKRPVLVTNNDIMVGFSKKSYSKLC from the coding sequence ATGATTAAAATGTATGGCATTAAAAACTGTGACACCATTAAAAAAGCACAAAAATTCTTGATTAATCATCAAATTGATTTTGAATTTATTGATTTTCGTGATAATCCGATTGATAAAACTAAGTTGCAAACATTTGTAGATAAGCTTACTTTAGAAAAATTAATCAATAAGCGTTCTACTACTTACCGAAACTTAAATGATAAAGAAAAAGACAATATTACCTTAGAATTAGTATTAAAAAATCCAACACTCATCAAACGTCCAGTGCTGGTAACGAATAATGATATTATGGTTGGGTTTAGCAAAAAATCTTATTCAAAGTTATGCTAA
- a CDS encoding PGPGW domain-containing protein has protein sequence MLDDIMTLLSQFEDVLMMIGIVSSVVFIISLLLIPYLLGLIPSNYFLKNSKTQLKINKPFDLIKLIIKTLIGFILLIAGIIMLVTPGQGLISILLGLFLMEFPGKRQLELKLINHHPIFKTLNWLRSKVNKPPFKR, from the coding sequence ATGTTAGATGACATCATGACACTTTTAAGTCAATTTGAAGACGTACTCATGATGATTGGTATCGTTTCTAGCGTAGTTTTTATTATTAGTTTATTATTAATACCTTATTTATTAGGATTAATTCCATCAAATTATTTTCTAAAAAACTCAAAAACGCAATTAAAAATAAACAAACCCTTTGATTTAATCAAATTGATAATTAAAACACTGATTGGTTTTATATTACTGATTGCTGGTATTATTATGTTGGTGACTCCAGGTCAAGGATTGATATCAATTTTATTAGGTTTATTTTTAATGGAATTTCCAGGTAAGCGACAATTAGAGCTTAAATTAATCAATCACCACCCAATTTTTAAAACACTCAACTGGCTGCGCTCTAAAGTTAACAAGCCTCCATTTAAGCGATAA
- a CDS encoding D-aminoacyl-tRNA deacylase has product MNLSIKEVSGGLLVISQFTLAAKCQFSYKVWFLYYQVTRTS; this is encoded by the coding sequence ATGAATCTATCAATTAAAGAAGTATCAGGTGGTTTATTGGTCATTTCTCAATTTACCTTAGCGGCTAAATGTCAATTCAGTTATAAGGTCTGGTTTTTATACTACCAAGTCACCAGAACAAGCTAA